In Zea mays cultivar B73 chromosome 7, Zm-B73-REFERENCE-NAM-5.0, whole genome shotgun sequence, the following proteins share a genomic window:
- the LOC103633683 gene encoding two-component response regulator-like PRR1 produces the protein MRAAAPAARRSSCVRAGSQVPQPFHLPRLHAFVCSAQRARPLPSAGASRARAPTTPTPTPPRPSGTAQAPGTHTGTAQARPWLRLYGQLMYLYCDCACCDHPPVRWNRAVMSNRDEVSVVVKCLRLGAAEYLVKPLRTNELLNLWTHVWRRRRMLGLPEKNFFNDNFELVLSEPSDANTNSTTLLSDETDDRPKGNTNQETGTSKQLEYESNPSVAEPDQREKMEGVPGSALDASKKSSPRRAFSRPIKTNLRVAESSAFLAYVKSSTPATSSFDSELQRGGSRLDSLDNQGNCSSATDRSDTGTDVNIRNKEAFEMPAQYPMGW, from the exons ATGAGAGCCGCTGCGCCGGCCGCCAGGAGATCATCGTGCGTCCGTGCTGGGAGCCAGGTGCCCCAGCCCTTCCACCTTCCACGGCTCCACGCCTTCGTTTGCAGCGCGCAGCGCGCCCGGCCACTGCCCTCCGCCGGCGCTTCCCGGGCACGGGCACCAAccacgcccacgcccacgcctCCGCGGCCGAGCGGCACCGCCCAGGCCCCAGGCACCCACACCGGCACTGCCCAGGCCAGGCCTTGGCTCCGTCTCTACGGCCAGCTTATGTATCT CTACTGTGATTGTGCTTGCTGTGACCATCCTCCTGTTCGATGGAACCGTGCAGTGATGTCCAACAGAGACGAGGTGTCTGTTGTTGTCAAGTGCTTGCGGCTTGGCGCCGCCGAGTACCTGGTGAAGCCGCTGCGCACGAATGAGCTGCTGAACCTTTGGACCCATGTGTGGCGGCGGAGACGGATG CTTGGTTTGCCCGAGAAAAACTTCTTCAATGACAACTTCGAGTTGGTGCTCTCAGAACCTAGCGATGCCAATACCAATAGCACCACCCTCCTCTCAGACGAGACCGACGATAGGCCTAAAGGAAACACGAATCAAGAAACAGGCACCTCAAAGCAACTTGAATACGAG TCTAATCCTTCAGTTGCTGAGCCCGACCAGAGAGAAAAGATGGAGGGTGTTCCAGGCTCTGCCCTAGATGCCAGTAAAAAAT CCTCTCCGAGAAGAGCGTTTTCACGCCCTATAAAAACTAACCTGAGGGTTGCCGAGTCGTCTGCATTTCTAGCATATGTCAAGTCAAGCACCCCAGCCACCAGCTCATTTGACAGCGAATTACAAAGGGGTGGCAGCCGATTAGATTCCTTGGATAACCAGGGTAATTGCTCTAGCGCAACCGATAGAAGTGACACCGGTACTGATGTAAATATTCGGAACAAAGAAGCTTTTGAGATGCCTGCGCAGTACCCTATG GGATGGTAG